A portion of the Cololabis saira isolate AMF1-May2022 chromosome 17, fColSai1.1, whole genome shotgun sequence genome contains these proteins:
- the LOC133464085 gene encoding beta-3 adrenergic receptor: MTEAGGSRSGSELRLQPAAANDSRPGQDALSAGRMLLEAAVVLMCLGAVTGNILVIVIVAATKSLHSVTSVLIMNLAISDLLVGIGVMPFVALSVMDSGWVQCADLCLYVGFTSSVYCTASVLTLAAIALDRYHSIMDCLRYGSRCTVWRTCAVVLWIWLQALVTSSPPLLGWGSFSYAVPMYICAVDWATSPSYTAVIAAISYLMPAVVILFCYVNIVKVARCHARRIHTLEDSVQRSRETLSGSTPNGAPHQHPGNTNNAWRLIFPMNGKFVSCVGTDSVPPEAATQPSSSEPPVHNSQQHHHGVARLLLLISAFLVCWTPYISMAVVQATEAAISGRSTLVPRSAITFSYWLVLLNSDINPLLYALLSKRFQSALWGLGHKIRTHLGSVLGREGKVRTEGDDTRTSDPCSLTTAHAGPRSSTESLTSDKSKYSSSIFTISAGFKCHAEEHVCHCENSPGSSVWRDAGERRDKLQVPPRPQEGSRLPFSALTKERQATFFFGQITVKVEHDFC; the protein is encoded by the exons ATGACAGAAGCGGGTGGCTCCAGGTCGGGGTCGGAGCTGCGGCTGCAGCCTGCAGCGGCCAACGACAGCAGGCCGGGGCAGGACGCGCTGTCCGCGGGCAGGATGCTGCTGGAGGCGGCCGTGGTGCTCATGTGTTTGGGTGCCGTGACAG GTAATATTCTTGTCATTGTCATTGTGGCTGCAACCAAGAGCCTGCACTCAGTGACGTCAGTGTTGATCATGAACCTGGCCATCAGTGACCTCTTGGTGGGCATCGGAGTCATGCCTTTTGTTGCTCTGTCCGTCATGGACAGCGGATGGGTGCAATGCGCT GACCTCTGTTTATATGTGGGCTTCACCTCCTCTGTGTATTGCACAGCTTCCGTATTGACCCTAGCTGCCATCGCTCTTGACCGCTACCACTCCATCATGGACTGCCTGCGGTACGGCTCCCGCTGCACCGTGTGGAGAACCTGCGCGGTGGTCCTGTGGATCTGGCTGCAGGCCCTGGTCACCAGCAGCCCTCCACTGCTAGGCTGGGGCTCCTTCAGCTATGCCGTTCCCATGTATATCTGTGCAGTTGACTGGGCCACCAGTCCCAGCTATACCGCCGTCATTGCTGCTATCTCCTACCTCATGCCTGCGGTGGTGATCCTCTTTTGCTACGTGAACATTGTCAAGGTGGCTCGATGCCACGCCAGGAGGATTCACACACTGGAGGACTCTGTCCAGCGGAGCAGGGAAACCCTCTCCGGCTCTACTCCTAATGGTGCACCTCACCAGCACCCTGGAAACACGAACAACGCCTGGAGACTTATCTTTCCCATGAATGGAAAGTTTGTGTCTTGTGTCGGCACAGACTCTGTCCCTCCTGAAGCTGCAACACAGCCGAGCAGCTCGGAGCCACCTGTCCACAACTCCCAGCAGCACCACCACGgagtggcacgcctcctcctgCTCATCTCAGCATTCCTCGTCTGCTGGACGCCTTACATTAGCATGGCTGTGGTCCAGGCCACGGAAGCTGCCATTTCAGGCCGGTCCACCCTCGTCCCACGCTCTGCCATCACCTTCTCCTACTGGCTGGTGCTGCTGAACTCTGATATCAACCCTCTCCTCTACGCTCTGCTCAGCAAGCGTTTCCAGAGCGCTCTTTGGGGACTCGGACACAAAATAAGAACTCATTTGGGGAGTGTCTTGGGGAGGGAAGGGAAGGTCAGGACCGAGGGAGACGACACCAGGACCAGTGACCCCTGCTCCCTGACCACCGCCCATGCCGGTCCTCGTTCCAGCACAGAGAGTTTGACCTCTGACAAGTCAAAGTATTCCTCTTCCATTTTTACTATTAGCGCTGGCTTCAAATGTCACGCTGAGGAACATGTGTGTCATTGTGAAAACAGCCCCGGCTCATCGGTGTGGCGAGATGCTGGTGAGAGGAGAGACAAGCTGCAGGTGCCGCCTCGGCCACAAGAGGGCAGCAGACTGCCCTTCTCCGCTCTGACTAAGGAGCGGCAGGCCACCTTCTTCTTCGGCCAGATTACTGTTAAAGTGGAGCATGATttctgttaa
- the tarbp1 gene encoding probable methyltransferase TARBP1 — translation MHSVLINAVLKSSPDHDLLLESLLWPSESRPEPQRVDALTALIEGLGPSLSHPDSSPDALAKRSRIHDKIDSVIWTKCLPLLCRLSAESGGDAGCRESISAVCRLLSACVALRGAAAGRRAALAVLPSLQPCEDHGAAAGTLSVEVAIECMACLIPFISTDDQLTDSTLSSALFSIRSLPDQLVSKITVRILSTLLRCCGGARTRILEAVLEDLIRWHKQDGSPGVTERALLCLAALSDHLLSPHTHPAPCTRQPDPRLRLQFWRIVQDGLVHGDSVSRKRALYLLKRCAALSAQEGVDFPPSASDQDETLFKWAPNKTRVLKEFWEDYALVMETLEENQVHVVRPVLNRIDTLIQTTVDDSQGLSLFHPSWLLCVYHRMFHSENKSLTREGVCHLLELQVLQHPAFALAFSQFIVGPFMGVLSESSLFCRSAGQSIGDCPELAVKLQVFMASFFTSLPSEDRGGVLLQLIQRLGARHWSAVPILFISQALSKLPTGQLLGISGLTALREVLLCTMITHQVLLRGAAQCFLLNSALCRTAVSEVTLDDIFSFLMHFRADESLCRGTELWNQLCVWLLEHEGSFKSRITDGDCADLLTEKETVKAHVQEEMLAYLRVPASTGQNERLPDPREADKLARAILLCVDMEKNRPGAEINSTLDSLLCPLLDTLSRVSTNIYLPLRKSDKSLQLVLSLLQLGAMPHCQRVGVEPGDDVTVAMQKLLLRLIDPIQEFLLRRLCGELQELYDVERAELYLCVLRQLAVMCRSSLQHCNKVQQNVLPKLIKYALSVLQEPAQQIPSVANQVMKVVAMASLAAVCGIMEQEDTGMQSQTFSALKSLNDYFYGPVASSQHQDSLGNVNKHLIKPKLTDCSSDLEAQGLVLQDWGLVAANFMRDQWICLNFLIKAVSIPESAGHSEASGTLKAALSCSVEALALLPSDLVLPVLAFMESVLPQLVQDEEALCVQAVNLSWELVKGLSTNPRDFWPALKGFVAMTFQHKLLRLTDAEAPTLTATLEEIAAEFLELSQSKSGVFGVLVQHCCQMWTPQHPDRDEQADNVFSSVFNHVNIVTEACVYGPVFRRDQRLVQDVHIYVEKLGDKCAANVAVTSDNRDDQLPRLCVLTFLNHLDSCNLQHERLVEQLIMELLKKDSDISKSKTRYYSNSLQHRVKNRAWQTVLLLLPKLREEFVATLLNHVFQAGFCSNHASVKYLIEWMMILILVRYPQHINSFWTCFNTVQEKTKTSVCTFLSVLVHFSVIVPHLKDEVLQLRKALDVILQSCFNHNFSVRLYALLALKRVWSLAERVAEEEAGALSGLSSVVQACLDQAEAMQSTGNANKNWIRIQEHFFFSAFHPIRDYSIETIFYTFPSLSELAADEWIPPWKFEKLSGFSESPSFPLRNPSPDLGQLQPGDWIQQDIGEQDKEERWADVQKKIIPWRLGIQEVEPELQLVPAQRAARLGKQHGALLVVASLIDKPTNLGGLCRTCEIFGASALVLDNLRHVTDKHFQSLSVSSELWLPLVEVKPVELPDFLQLKKDEGYCIVGVEQTANSQSLTDYQFPEKTLLLLGNEREGIPASLLQLLDVCVEIPQQGVIRSLNVHVSAALLIWEYTRQHLGCGSSEVDSKHS, via the exons ATGCATTCCGTTTTAATCAACGCAGTCCTGAAAAGCTCCCCCGACCATGACCTCCTGCTCGAATCCCTCCTCTGGCCGAGCGAGTCTCGTCCAGAGCCGCAGCGGGTGGACGCGCTGACGGCTCTCATAGAGGGACTCGGACCCTCGCTGTCCCACCCGGACTCTTCTCCTGACGCGCTCGCGAAAAGGAGTCGTATTCACGACAAAATCGACTCGGTCATTTGGACTAAATGTCTTCCTTTGCTGTGCAGATTATCAGCagaatcagggggggatgccggcTGCAGGGAGAGCATCTCCGCCGTGTGCAGACTGCTGAGCGCCTGCGTGGCGCTGCGCGGAGCAGCTGCAGGCAGGAGAGCAGCTCTGGCCGTGCTGCCCTCCCTGCAGCCCTGCGAGGACcacggagcagcagcagggacACTCTCTGTAGAAGTTGCAATCGAATGCATGGCGTGTCTTATACCGTTTATTTCCACTGATGATCAGCTCACAGACAGCACCTTGTCGTCCGCCTTGTTCTCGATCAGATCCCTCCCCGACCAGCTGGTCTCCAAGATCACGGTCAGGATCCTCTCCACGCTGCtgag gtGCTGCGGTGGTGCGAGGACACGGATCCTGGAGGCCGTCCTGGAGGATCTGATCCGCTGGCACAAACAGGACGGCAGCCCGGGGGTGACGGAGCGGGCGCTGCTGTGTCTGGCAGCGCTGTCCGACCACCTGCTgagccctcacacacacccggCCCCCTGCACCCGTCAGCCTGACCCTCGTCTGCGCCTGCAGTTCTGGAGGATCGTGCAGGATGGACTGGTCCACGGGGACAGCGTGTCGCGCAAGAGGGCCCTGTACCTGCTGAAGAGGTGTGCAGCGCTGTCTGCACAGGAGGGGGTGGACTTTCCTCCTTCTGCTTCAGATCAAG ATGAAACCTTGTTCAAGTGGGCCCCCAACAAGACCAGAGTGCTTAAAGAGTTTTGGGAAGATTATGCTTTGGTGATGGAGACTCTGGAGGAAAACCAG GTTCATGTGGTCCGGCCAGTCCTGAACAGAATAGACACATTGATCCAAACGACGGTGGATGACAGCCAAG GTTTGAGTCTCTTCCATCCGTCCTGGTTGCTGTGTGTGTACCATCGCATGTTCCACAGTGAGAATAAATCCCTCACAAGAGAGGGAGTGTGccatctgctggagctgcaggtcctCCAGCACCCAGCCTTTGCGTTGGCCTTCTCTCAG TTTATCGTTGGCCCCTTTATGGGTGTTCTCTCTGAATCATCACTCTTCTGCAG GTCAGCTGGGCAGAGTATAGGAGACTGTCCTGAGCTAGCAGTTAAACTGCAAGTCTTCATGGCGTCCTTCTTCACCAGCCTGCCATCAGAGGATCGAG GTGGTGTGTTGCTTCAGCTGATTCAGCGTCTGGGGGCGCGGCACTGGTCCGCAGTACCAATCCTCTTCATCAGTCAGGCCTTGTCCAAACTCCCCACCGGTCAGCTGCTTGGGATCAGCGGGCTCACTGCTTTAAG GGAGGTGCTGCTCTGCACAATGATCACCCACCAGGTGCTGCTGAGAGGAGCTGCCCAGTGTTTCCTGCTGAACAGCGCCCTCTGTCGCACAGCCGTG agTGAAGTAACCCTTGATGATATTTTTAGTTTCCTGATGCATTTCCGTGCTGATGAGTCACTGTGTCGGGGCACAGAGCTCTGGAATCAG TTGTGTGTCTGGTTACTGGAGCACGAAGGCAGTTTCAAGTCCAGGATTACAGATGGAGATTGTGCTGATCTGTTGACAGAAAAGGAAACGGTAAAAGCTCATGTTCAAGAGGAGATGCTGGCTTATCTCAGGGTGCCAGCTAGCACAG GTCAGAATGAAAGGCTCCCCGACCCGAGAGAGGCAGACAAGCTGGCCAGAGCCATTCTGCTGTGCGTGGACATGGAGAAGAATCGGCCGGGAGCAGAGATCAACAGCACTCTGGATTCATTGCTGTGTCCGCTGCTAGACACCCTGAGTAGAGTCAGCACCAATATATATCTGCCTCTGCGAAAAAGTGATAAGAGCCTGCAGCTGGTGCTCAGTCTGTTGCAGCTTGGAGCAATGCCACACTGTCAGCGTGTAGGAGTGGAGCCAG GGGACGATGTGACGGTCGCCATGCAGAAGCTGCTTCTCAGACTCATCGATCCAATCCAGGAGTTTCTCTTAAGGCGACTGTGTGGGGAATTGCAGGAG CTGTATGACGTGGAGCGAGCAGAGCTGTATCTGTGTGTCCTGAGGCAGCTGGCTGTGATGTGTCGTTCCTCATTGCAGCACTGCAATAAAGTTCAGCAGAATGTGCTCCCTAAACTCATCAAGTACGCTCTCTCAGTGCTGCAAGAACCAGCCCAACAG ATCCCTTCAGTAGCGAACCAGGTGATGAAGGTGGTTGCTATGGCGTCCCTGGCTGCTGTATGTGGAATAATGGAGCAAGAAGATACTGGGATGCAATCACAAACCTTTTCTGCTCTCAAGTCACTGAATGATTACTTTTACGGTCCAGTGGCTTCTTCACAACACCAGGATTCTCTAGGAAACGTCAATAAACATCTGATAAAACCAAAGCTTACAGACTGTTCAAG TGATCTTGAAGCGCAAGGTCTCGTCCTGCAGGACTGGGGACTCGTGGCTGCAAACTTTATGCGGGATCAGTGGATCTGTTTGAACTTCCTCATTAAAGCTGTCAGTATTCCTGAGTCTGCTGGACATTCAGAAGCGTCTGGGACTCTCAAGGCTGCTCTGTCTTGCAGTGTTGAGGCCCTGGCTCTGCTGCCCAGTGACCTGGTGCTGCCTGTGCTCGCATTTATGGAGTCAGTGCTACCCCAA CTGGTGCAGGATGAAGAGGCCCTCTGTGTGCAGGCTGTGAATCTGAGCTGGGAGCTGGTAAAGGGGCTCAGCACCAATCCCCGTGACTTTTGGCCGGCCCTGAAAGGCTTCGTCGCCATGACTTTCCAGCATAAACTGCTCAGGTTGACGGACGCCGAGGCTCCGACCCTCACGGCTACCCTGGAAGAG ATAGCTGCAGAGTTTTTGGAGCTGTCTCAGTCGAAGAGCGGAGTGTTTGGCGTGCTGGTTCAGCACTGCTGTCAGATGTGGACACCCCAACATCCAGACAGGGACGAGCAGGCCGACAACGTCTTTTCTAGTGTTTTCAACCACGTGAACATTGTCACGGAAGCTTGCGTCTATGGGCCCGTGTTCAGGAGAGATCAAAG ACTTGTGCAAGATGTCCACATATATGTGGAGAAACTTGGTGACAAGTGTGCCGCTAATGTTGCCGTAACAAG TGATAACAGGGACGATCAGTTGCCACGCCTGTGTGTGTTAACGTTCCTCAACCACCTGGATTCCTGTAACCTGCAGCATGAAAGACTCGTAGAGCAGCTCATCATGGAGTTGCTGAAAAAG GATAGTGACATATCAAAGTCAAAAACACGTTACTACAGTAACTCCCTGCAACACCGGGTGAAAAACAGAGCCTGGCAAAcagtgctgctgttgctgcccAAACTCAGAGAG GAGTTTGTTGCCACTCTGTTGAACCATGTGTTTCAAGCTGGATTCTGCAGTAACCATGCCTCGGTGAAGTACCTGATCGAGTGGATGATGATTCTGATCCTCGTCCGTTACCCACAACACATCAACAGCTTTTGGACTTGCTTTAACACG GTTCAGGAGAAGACGAAGACAAGCGTCTGCACCTTCCTGTCAGTCCTGGTACATTTCAGTGTCATTGTTCCACATCTTAAAGATGAG GTACTGCAGCTGCGTAAAGCGCTTGACGTCATCCTTCAGTCGTGTTTCAATCACAACTTCAGCGTGCGCCTGTACGCCTTACTGGCGCTGAAGAGGGTGTGGAGTCTTGCAGAAAGGGTGGCCGAGGAAGAAGCCGGCGCTTTGAGCGGCCTGTCCTCGGTAGTCCAGGCCTGTCTGGACCAGGCCGAGGCCATGCAGAGCACCGG AAATGCCAACAAGAACTGGATTAGGATTCAGGAGCACTTCTTCTTCAGTGCCTTTCATCCCATCAGGGATTACAGTATTGAG actATATTCTACACTTTCCCCAGTCTGTCGGAGTTAGCTGCCGATGAGTGGATTCCGCCGTGGAAGTTTGAGAAGCTGTCAGGGTTTTCTGAAAGTCCATCGTTTCCTTTGAGAAACCCTTCTCCCGACTTGGGCCAACTGCAGCCCGGAGACTGGATTCAGCAAGACATCG GTGAACAAGATAAAGAGGAGCGATGGGCCGATGTGCAGAAAAAGATCATCCCCTGGAGGTTGGGGATCCAGGAGGTGGAGCCTGAACTTCAGCTGGTTCCTGCACAAAGGGCCGCTCGACTGGGCAAGCAGCACGGCGCCCTTCTGGTCGTGGCCTCGCTTATTGACAAGCCCACCAATTTGGGAG GTCTTTGCAGGACCTGTGAGATATTTGGTGCCAGCGCTCTCGTCCTGGACAACCTTCGCCACGTCACTGACAAACACTTCCAGTCACTGAGCGTCTCATCGGAGCTGTGGCTGCCTTTGGTGGAG GTGAAGCCTGTGGAGTTGCCCGACTTCCTGCAGCTGAAGAAGGATGAAGGCTACTGTATCGTTGGAGTGGAGCAGACTGCCAACAGTCAAAGCCTGACGGACTACCAGTTCCCAGAGAAGACCCTGCTGCTTTTAGG CAATGAACGGGAAGGCATCCCTGCCAGTTTACTGCAGCTGTTGGACGTGTGCGTGGAAATCCCACAACAAGGAGTCATCCGATCTCTCAATGTACATGTGAGCGCCGCCCTGTTGATTTGGGAATATACACGACAGCATCTCGGCTGCGGCTCATCTGAAGTCGACTCCAAACACAGCTGA
- the zgc:172136 gene encoding FERM domain-containing protein 6 produces the protein MSFSAKHERTICVLLPNKDQLDIGVGLKSSGQDVFNRVKELLGIKELHFFGLTVVRDNEHVFLDMEEKLTKYFPKEWKQDSGKVSQKRPFFLVLFLKVQFYVENGRLISERKARHLYYSALRERVLHSECRQQEEVYFQLAGYALQADLADHPLEREGAEVTPYFEPKDYFPPWIIAKRGESYLLCHGPKVHQELWGMSARDAVLCFIRDSCQLEDVPVTFYRLQKDKKEERGTALLGLTLRGMQVYQEVNNMRQLLYDFPWSNVGRLTFLGKKFEIQPDGLPSARKLVYYTGSSFRSRHLLLHLSSSHQLYLSLQPALKHLRQLEESKEKKCYRESYISDDLDVDPPGSESSPGLSRHSTSSSGIEADARQHSISTEVTSTEEEAPLHGEKGLGSARRDSPCTSGFNSISKPGMEDEDWQEEESKTSAERPKEALVDGPYQMFQLADLLEGISVDCPGFFSDIRSPEDKECNIDCSKDVGTSSNTESLNQVQKSRAHASVDRHSHSLDDVRLVPPPAGMALPPDSSHSYTFGLPDTTTSTKTLDDHSYYPLLHCQSKPCFYGRRSTNCLSLDMLSDEQQFLEFIL, from the exons ATGTCTTTCTCTGCAAAACATGAGCGAACCATTTGTGTTCTCCTTCCAAATAAAGACCAACTGGATATCGGTGTTGGG CTGAAGTCCTCAGGGCAGGATGTTTTCAATAGAGTAAAAGAGCTTCTCGGAATCAAAGAGCTGCATTTCTTTGGCCTCACTGTGGTGAGAG ACAATGAGCATGTATTTTTAGACATGGAAGAAAAGCTAACCAAGTACTTTCCTAAGGAATGGAAGCAAGACTCTGGGAAG GTATCACAGAAGAGACCCTTTTTTCTAGTGCTCTTCCTCAAAGTGCAGTTTTATGTTGAGAATGGAAGACTCATTAG TGAGCGAAAGGCGCGACATCTCTACTACTCTGCCTTGCGGGAGCGAGTGCTGCACTCTGAATGTCGTCAGCAGGAGGAGGTTTACTTCCAGCTGGCAGGTTACGCACTACAGGCCGACCTCGCTGACCACCCCCTGGAAAGGGAGGGAGCGGAGGTCACGCCTTACTTTGAACCCAAGGACTACTTTCCTCCATGG ATCATAGCCAAACGTGGCGAGAGCTATCTCCTGTGCCATGGGCCCAAAGTACACCAGGAGTTGTGGGGGATGTCCGCTCGTGATGCCGTCCTCTGCTTCATTAGAGACTCGTGTCAACTTGAGGACGTACCTGTCACATTTTACAGATTGCAAAAG gataaaaaagaggagaGAGGAACAGCATTGCTTGGTCTGACCCTACGAGGAATGCAAGTTTATCAG GAGGTGAACAACATGCGACAGCTGCTATATGACTTCCCTTGGTCAAATGTTGGCCGTCTAACCTTCCTG GGTAAGAAATTTGAGATCCAACCAGATGGCTTACCGTCAGCGAGGAAGCTGGTGTACTACACTGGGTCATCGTTCCGCTCTCGACACCTCCTGTTACACCTGAGCAGCAGCCACCAGCTCTACCTCAGTCTGCAGCCTGCACTCAAACACCTCCGCCAGCTGGAGGAGAGCAAAG agAAAAAGTGTTACAGAGAGTCGTACATTAGTGACGACCTAGATGTGGACCCACCGGGCAGTGAAAGCAGCCCTGGTCTGTCCCGACACTCCACCAGCAGCTCCGGCATCGAGGCAGACGCCCGGCAGCACAGCATCAGCACCGAGGTCACCTCCACGGAGGAAGAAGCTCCCCTGCATGGAGAGAAGGGTCTGGGATCAGCAAGACGGGACAGCCCGTGCACCTCTGGGTTCAACTCCATCAGTAAGCCTGGAATGGAAGACGAAGACTGGCAAGAGGAAG AAAGTAAAACCAGCGCTGAAAGACCAAAGGAGGCTCTGGTTGATGGTCCTTATCAGATGTTCCAGTTAGCTGATCTTCTGGAGGGGATATCTGTGGATTGTCCAGGCTTCTTCTCTGATATACGCTCACCAG AAGACAAGGAGTGTAACATAGACTGCAGTAAAGATGTTGGAACGTCATCAAATACAGAGAGTTTAAATCAG GTACAGAAATCCAGAGCGCACGCTAGCGTGGACCGACACAGCCACAGTCTAGATGACGTCCGTCTGGTCCCACCGCCTGCAGGAATGGCACTGCCCCCGGATTCCTCCCACAGTTACACCTTTGGGCTCCCAGATACCACGACGAGTACAAAGACTTTGGATGATCACAGTTATTATCCCCTTTTGCACTGCCAATCCAAACCTTGTTTCTATGGCCGCCGATCTACCAACTGCCTCTCCCTGGACATGTTGAGTGATGAGCAGCAGTTCCTGGAGTTTATACTGTGA